From Salipiger profundus, a single genomic window includes:
- a CDS encoding amidase, with product MSGTEIADPTQLGATQIVEAMRDGKLSSRALMEAVLDRIDRLNPGINAIVSLRPRAELLAEARDRDNRALAGPLHGLPVAIKDLVATKGLRTTFGSPVFADNIPEADDLVAARLKAAGAIVIGKTNTPEWGHGSHTFNPVFGPTRNPYDPACSAGGSSGGAAAALAARMLPLADGSDMMGSLRNPAAFCNVYGFRPSWGLVPQDSGGDTFLSTLSTEGPMARSPRDLALLLSVLAGPNPEAPFGRPPPDLSDIGCETLSGKRIGWLADWGGAYPLEPGIRETCEAALAVFEDLGAIVEPLDPPFPAEDLWSSWTTLRAGLNAGSKQALASDPEKRALTKPESLWEIDQGQALSAAAFYEASRIRSLWYREAAQLFERFDALALPSAQVWPFPVDWRHPTRIGSREMDTYHRWMEVVVPVSLAGLPCLGLPAGFSDAGLPMGMQLFGPTGSDAAILAMGDAYHRATDWPPRRPPALS from the coding sequence ATGAGCGGAACAGAGATCGCCGACCCGACGCAGCTCGGCGCCACGCAGATCGTCGAGGCGATGCGGGACGGCAAGCTGTCGTCCCGGGCGCTGATGGAGGCGGTGCTCGACCGCATCGACCGGCTCAACCCCGGGATCAACGCCATCGTCAGCCTGCGCCCGCGCGCCGAGCTGCTGGCCGAGGCACGGGACCGGGACAACAGGGCGCTGGCCGGGCCGCTGCACGGGCTTCCTGTCGCGATCAAGGATCTCGTGGCGACGAAGGGCCTGCGCACCACCTTCGGCTCGCCGGTCTTCGCCGACAACATCCCCGAGGCAGACGACCTCGTCGCCGCGCGGCTGAAGGCGGCGGGCGCCATCGTCATCGGCAAGACCAACACGCCGGAATGGGGCCACGGCTCGCACACGTTCAACCCGGTGTTCGGCCCCACCCGCAACCCCTACGACCCCGCGTGCAGCGCCGGGGGCTCGTCGGGCGGGGCGGCCGCCGCGCTCGCCGCGCGGATGCTGCCGCTTGCCGACGGCTCGGACATGATGGGTTCGCTGCGCAACCCGGCGGCCTTCTGCAACGTCTACGGCTTCCGGCCGAGCTGGGGGCTGGTGCCGCAGGACTCGGGCGGCGACACCTTCCTGTCGACGCTCTCGACCGAGGGCCCGATGGCGCGCAGCCCGCGCGACCTCGCCCTGCTGCTCTCGGTGCTCGCGGGGCCGAACCCCGAGGCGCCCTTCGGCCGCCCTCCCCCTGATCTTTCGGACATCGGCTGCGAGACCCTCTCGGGCAAGCGCATCGGCTGGCTCGCGGACTGGGGCGGCGCCTACCCGCTCGAGCCGGGCATCCGCGAGACCTGCGAAGCGGCACTGGCGGTGTTCGAGGATCTGGGCGCCATCGTCGAGCCGCTCGACCCGCCCTTTCCCGCCGAAGACCTGTGGTCGTCCTGGACGACCCTGCGCGCCGGGCTCAACGCAGGTTCCAAGCAGGCGCTGGCCTCGGACCCCGAAAAGCGCGCGCTCACCAAGCCGGAATCGCTGTGGGAGATCGACCAGGGCCAGGCGCTGAGCGCCGCGGCCTTCTACGAGGCCAGCCGCATCCGGTCGCTGTGGTATCGCGAGGCCGCCCAGCTCTTCGAGCGCTTCGACGCGCTGGCGCTGCCCTCGGCACAGGTCTGGCCCTTCCCGGTCGACTGGCGCCACCCCACCCGCATCGGCAGCCGCGAGATGGACACCTATCATCGCTGGATGGAGGTCGTCGTGCCGGTGAGCCTTGCCGGCCTTCCCTGCCTCGGCCTGCCCGCCGGGTTCTCCGACGCAGGCCTGCCGATGGGGATGCAGCTGTTCGGCCCGACCGGCAGCGATGCCGCGATCCTCGCCATGGGCGACGCCTATCACCGCGCGACCGACTGGCCGCCCCGGCGACCGCCCGCGCTCTCCTGA
- a CDS encoding AMP-binding protein: MAPPAACFQWSDTTRLLLRGRPLDDPAQDGATARDLHALRVAIRAEAEFTVGPEGIGRVPGGAPGWFRSRSSGTTGAAKTIRRSHGSWIASFEVNRAALGLGQGDVYAILGAPAHSLALYGIVEAAHLGADLHCVEGMRPDRQAACLATAGATVLYATPTQLRLLCDAGAPLPALRHILCGGGRMPAGLRARIAALCPNALLREFYGAAETSFIAWGDAATPEGAVGRPYPGVEIRIAPSRGHFGEIWVRSPYLFEGYAEGGSPETRWQDGFVTVGEMGALDAEGNLTVAGRRKRMVTIADQNVFPEDIEATLLADPQLTHCAVVPLPDSKRGHVLVAVIAAPAAPGTAERLLRRGREIFGTLTAPRRVVEMDDFPLTVSGKPDLGEIARRLEAGA; this comes from the coding sequence ATGGCCCCGCCCGCTGCCTGTTTCCAATGGTCCGACACGACCCGGCTGCTGCTGCGCGGACGGCCGCTTGACGACCCGGCGCAGGACGGCGCCACGGCCCGCGACCTGCACGCGCTGCGCGTCGCCATCCGTGCGGAGGCAGAATTCACCGTCGGCCCCGAGGGCATCGGCCGCGTGCCCGGCGGCGCGCCGGGGTGGTTCCGCAGCCGCTCCTCCGGCACCACCGGCGCGGCCAAGACCATCCGCCGCAGCCATGGCTCGTGGATCGCCAGCTTCGAGGTCAACCGCGCGGCCCTCGGCCTTGGGCAAGGGGACGTCTACGCCATCCTCGGCGCGCCCGCCCACTCGCTGGCACTCTACGGCATCGTCGAGGCCGCGCATCTCGGCGCCGACCTGCACTGCGTCGAGGGGATGCGCCCCGACCGGCAGGCCGCCTGTCTTGCCACGGCAGGGGCCACCGTCCTCTATGCCACGCCGACCCAGCTGCGGCTGCTCTGCGATGCGGGTGCGCCGCTGCCCGCGCTGCGCCACATTCTCTGCGGTGGCGGGCGGATGCCGGCGGGCCTGCGCGCCCGGATCGCCGCGCTCTGCCCGAATGCCCTGCTGCGCGAGTTCTACGGCGCCGCCGAGACCAGCTTCATCGCCTGGGGCGATGCCGCGACCCCCGAAGGGGCGGTCGGGCGCCCCTATCCCGGCGTCGAGATCCGCATCGCCCCGTCCCGAGGACATTTCGGCGAAATCTGGGTGCGCAGCCCCTATCTCTTCGAGGGTTATGCCGAGGGCGGCAGCCCCGAGACCCGCTGGCAGGACGGCTTCGTCACCGTGGGCGAGATGGGTGCGCTCGACGCCGAGGGCAATCTCACCGTCGCCGGGCGGCGCAAGCGGATGGTGACCATCGCCGACCAGAACGTCTTTCCCGAGGACATCGAGGCCACCCTGCTGGCCGATCCGCAGCTCACCCATTGCGCCGTGGTGCCGCTTCCAGACTCGAAACGCGGCCACGTTCTGGTGGCCGTGATCGCGGCCCCCGCCGCGCCGGGCACCGCCGAGCGGTTGCTGCGCCGGGGCCGCGAGATCTTCGGCACGCTGACAGCGCCCCGCCGGGTCGTCGAGATGGACGACTTCCCGCTTACCGTCTCGGGCAAGCCCGACCTCGGCGAGATCGCGCGGCGACTGGAGGCCGGGGCATGA
- a CDS encoding thiolase family protein, producing MTGVRILSALRSPVAPRGGALSRLELHELGAPVLRAAIAAAGLAPDEVDELVLGNALGAGGNPARLVALAAGLPERVAGLSIDRQCCGGLDALVLGAALIASGQAEVVAAGGVESYSRRPLRSRTDPEGGAPLPYDRPPFVPWSDLDPEMDAAADALAREQGISRDAQDRWACESHAKARAADLSPEIVPLAGLGHDAFARALTPRLAARAPVVSGTITAANAAVAADAAAVCILVSDRVAARLGRAGLRYAGGLTLGGRPDRPGLAPVAAIEALLSRAGLAPGALAVAEIMEAFAAQAIACVTGAGLDPAIVNPGGGALARGHPIGASGAINAVRLYHEINARGGTGLAAIAAAGGLGTALLMSDR from the coding sequence ATGACCGGGGTCCGCATCCTCTCGGCCCTGCGCTCGCCGGTCGCCCCGCGCGGCGGCGCGCTGTCGCGGCTCGAGCTCCACGAGCTTGGCGCGCCGGTGCTGCGGGCGGCCATCGCGGCGGCGGGTCTCGCACCCGACGAGGTGGACGAGCTCGTGCTCGGCAACGCGCTCGGCGCCGGCGGCAACCCGGCGCGGCTGGTGGCGCTGGCCGCCGGCCTGCCGGAACGGGTCGCGGGGCTGTCCATCGACCGCCAGTGCTGCGGCGGGCTCGACGCGCTGGTGCTGGGTGCCGCGCTGATCGCCTCGGGACAGGCCGAGGTGGTCGCCGCGGGCGGGGTCGAATCCTACTCGCGCCGGCCGCTGCGGTCGCGCACCGACCCCGAGGGCGGAGCCCCCCTGCCCTACGACCGGCCGCCCTTCGTGCCGTGGTCGGATCTGGACCCGGAGATGGACGCCGCTGCGGACGCACTTGCCCGCGAGCAGGGCATTTCGCGCGATGCGCAAGACAGATGGGCCTGCGAAAGCCACGCCAAGGCCCGCGCCGCCGATCTCTCGCCCGAGATCGTGCCGCTCGCAGGGCTCGGTCACGATGCCTTTGCCCGCGCGCTCACGCCCCGGCTCGCGGCTCGCGCCCCGGTGGTGTCGGGCACGATCACCGCCGCCAATGCCGCCGTCGCCGCCGACGCCGCGGCGGTCTGCATCCTTGTTTCGGACCGAGTGGCGGCGCGGCTCGGGCGCGCTGGCCTGCGCTACGCCGGCGGGCTCACGCTCGGCGGGCGGCCCGACCGCCCCGGACTCGCGCCGGTCGCGGCCATCGAGGCGCTGTTGTCACGGGCGGGGCTTGCGCCCGGCGCGCTGGCGGTGGCCGAAATCATGGAGGCCTTTGCCGCGCAGGCCATCGCCTGCGTCACGGGCGCCGGGCTCGATCCCGCCATCGTCAACCCCGGCGGCGGCGCGCTGGCACGCGGGCACCCGATCGGTGCATCGGGGGCGATCAACGCGGTGCGCCTCTACCACGAGATCAACGCGCGCGGCGGCACCGGCCTTGCCGCCATCGCGGCGGCGGGCGGACTCGGCACCGCGCTGCTCATGTCGGATCGGTGA
- a CDS encoding nitroreductase, with amino-acid sequence MSHTGAEALLLGRRSVRAFRPDPVPGADVVRILRAARSAPSGANLQPGCFHALTGAPLAGLSDALVAVAEADRAPVSEYSYFPQPMPAELKAKQRAAGYALYSALGIGRRDIAGRKAQFVENYRFFSAPVGIVVTIRPDMGKGCFMDLGMALMALMLAAEGMGYATCGIGALANYADVVHGHLGLGADEMVVCGMALGRPDETAPVNSVETDRDPLEAFAMLRGFTDPT; translated from the coding sequence ATGAGCCACACCGGGGCGGAGGCGCTGCTCTTGGGCCGGCGCTCGGTGCGGGCCTTTCGGCCCGACCCGGTGCCGGGGGCAGACGTCGTGCGCATCCTGCGCGCGGCGCGCTCCGCCCCGAGCGGCGCCAACCTCCAGCCCGGATGCTTCCACGCGCTCACCGGCGCGCCGCTGGCCGGGCTTTCCGACGCGCTGGTCGCGGTGGCCGAGGCCGACCGTGCACCGGTGTCGGAATACTCCTACTTCCCGCAGCCGATGCCCGCAGAGCTGAAGGCGAAGCAGCGCGCGGCGGGATACGCGCTTTACAGTGCGCTCGGGATCGGACGCCGCGACATCGCCGGGCGCAAGGCCCAGTTCGTCGAGAACTACCGGTTCTTTTCCGCGCCCGTGGGCATCGTCGTGACCATCCGGCCCGACATGGGCAAGGGGTGCTTCATGGACCTGGGCATGGCGCTGATGGCGCTGATGCTCGCCGCCGAGGGCATGGGCTACGCCACCTGCGGCATCGGCGCGCTCGCCAACTACGCCGACGTGGTGCACGGGCATCTTGGCCTTGGCGCCGACGAGATGGTGGTCTGCGGCATGGCGCTGGGGCGGCCGGACGAGACCGCGCCCGTCAACAGCGTCGAGACCGACCGCGACCCGCTCGAGGCCTTCGCGATGCTGCGGGGCTTCACCGATCCGACATGA
- a CDS encoding biotin transporter BioY yields MERNLTLIALFAALIAGLGLIPKFTLAFGVPITAQTLGVMLCGTVLGAKRGALAVLLFIALVALGLPLLAGGRGGLGVFASPTVGFLVGWPFAAFVTGLIVERWQGRLALVASVASVVGGIVVLYVFGVVGMSITLGKTIPEAALLVTAFIPGDVLKAVLAGLITSGLARSRPSSVLSRG; encoded by the coding sequence ATGGAACGCAATCTCACCCTCATCGCACTGTTCGCGGCGCTGATCGCCGGGCTCGGGCTGATCCCGAAATTCACGCTTGCCTTCGGCGTGCCAATCACCGCGCAGACGCTCGGCGTGATGCTCTGCGGCACGGTGCTGGGCGCGAAACGCGGAGCGCTGGCGGTGCTGCTGTTCATCGCGCTGGTCGCGCTCGGGCTGCCGCTGCTGGCCGGCGGACGCGGCGGGCTCGGCGTCTTCGCCTCGCCGACCGTGGGCTTTCTCGTGGGCTGGCCGTTCGCCGCCTTCGTCACGGGCCTCATCGTCGAGCGCTGGCAGGGCCGGCTGGCGCTGGTGGCCTCGGTCGCCTCGGTCGTGGGCGGCATCGTCGTGCTCTACGTCTTCGGCGTCGTGGGCATGTCGATCACCCTCGGCAAGACGATCCCCGAGGCGGCGCTGCTGGTCACCGCCTTCATTCCCGGCGACGTGCTCAAGGCCGTGCTCGCCGGTCTCATCACCTCGGGGCTGGCGCGCTCGCGTCCGTCGAGCGTTCTGTCGCGCGGGTGA
- a CDS encoding energy-coupling factor transporter transmembrane component T family protein, with translation MISLTSPVETWAHRVPAGVKLAALSLATVGLFMLDDPAWLALALAGVVALILTGGLRFARAAARSLRILVPFLLLIAVWHGLTGQLAEGLAVALRLMAALSLANFVTMTTRLTDMVAVAGFLTTPFRRFGLSTRALELSVALVVRFTPAIARQGSLLSEAWRARSPRRTGWQIVMPLAALAIDDAEHVAEALRARGGVEPPNDTG, from the coding sequence ATGATCTCTCTGACCTCGCCGGTTGAGACCTGGGCCCACCGGGTGCCCGCCGGTGTCAAGCTGGCGGCGCTGTCGCTGGCGACGGTGGGGCTCTTCATGCTGGACGACCCGGCGTGGCTGGCGCTGGCACTGGCCGGCGTCGTGGCGCTGATCCTGACCGGAGGCCTGCGCTTTGCCCGGGCCGCCGCGCGCAGCCTGCGCATCCTCGTGCCGTTCCTGCTGCTGATCGCCGTCTGGCACGGGCTCACCGGGCAGCTGGCCGAGGGCCTCGCCGTTGCGCTGCGGCTGATGGCGGCGCTGTCGCTGGCGAATTTCGTGACGATGACGACCCGGCTCACCGACATGGTGGCGGTCGCGGGTTTCCTCACCACGCCCTTCCGGCGCTTCGGGCTGTCGACCCGGGCGCTCGAGCTTTCCGTCGCGCTGGTGGTGCGCTTCACCCCGGCCATCGCGCGGCAAGGCAGCCTGCTGTCCGAGGCCTGGCGCGCGCGCTCGCCCCGCCGCACCGGATGGCAGATCGTCATGCCCCTTGCGGCACTGGCCATCGACGATGCAGAACATGTCGCCGAGGCGCTGCGCGCCCGCGGCGGCGTCGAACCGCCCAACGACACAGGATAA
- a CDS encoding energy-coupling factor ABC transporter ATP-binding protein, protein MQRKTATTARDVSGQAKPPLLELAGVTVRLNGAEVLRDVSLRASDRRIAIVGRNGSGKTTLARVIAGLQPVDAGTATIGGSDMARDRKAALRAVGILFQNPDHQIIFPTVEEEISFGLLQLGQGRDAAREATREILARFGKSHWAEAATHALSQGQKQLVCLMSVLAMRPALIVLDEPYSGLDIPTRMQLMRHVDGVDATVVQITHDPASVRHYDRVVWIDEGRVRQDGPAAEVLAAFEQQMTAWGGADDLSDLAG, encoded by the coding sequence GTGCAGCGGAAGACGGCAACCACGGCGCGCGACGTGTCCGGGCAGGCGAAGCCGCCGCTGCTCGAGCTCGCGGGTGTCACGGTCCGGCTGAACGGTGCCGAGGTGTTGCGCGACGTCTCGCTCCGCGCCAGCGACCGCCGTATCGCCATCGTCGGTCGCAACGGTTCGGGCAAGACCACGCTGGCACGGGTGATCGCCGGGTTGCAGCCGGTCGATGCCGGCACCGCGACGATCGGCGGAAGCGACATGGCGCGCGACCGCAAGGCGGCGCTCCGGGCGGTGGGCATCCTGTTCCAGAATCCCGACCACCAGATCATCTTTCCGACCGTCGAGGAGGAAATCTCCTTCGGCCTGCTGCAACTTGGCCAGGGTCGCGACGCGGCCCGCGAAGCGACTCGCGAGATTCTCGCCCGCTTCGGCAAGAGCCACTGGGCCGAGGCAGCGACCCATGCGCTGTCGCAGGGGCAGAAGCAGCTTGTCTGCCTGATGTCGGTGCTGGCGATGCGGCCCGCGCTGATCGTGCTCGACGAGCCCTATTCCGGGCTCGACATCCCGACCCGGATGCAGCTGATGCGCCACGTCGACGGGGTTGATGCGACCGTGGTTCAGATCACCCACGATCCGGCCAGCGTGCGGCACTACGACCGCGTGGTCTGGATCGACGAGGGCCGGGTGCGGCAGGATGGTCCCGCGGCCGAGGTGCTGGCCGCCTTCGAGCAGCAGATGACCGCATGGGGGGGCGCCGATGATCTCTCTGACCTCGCCGGTTGA
- a CDS encoding cytochrome o ubiquinol oxidase subunit IV, with product MSDNPQKRHEAMSYLLGLALALVLTLPIFAMVAWDLASRGTILWVTAGAAVIQMAVHLRFFLHIRLKGQTREDLHLILFTTLILALMGFGTIWLLWDLHARMG from the coding sequence ATGAGCGACAACCCGCAGAAACGCCACGAGGCGATGAGCTACCTGCTCGGGCTGGCGCTGGCGCTGGTGCTGACCCTGCCGATCTTCGCGATGGTCGCGTGGGACCTCGCGTCGCGCGGCACGATCCTCTGGGTCACGGCGGGAGCGGCGGTGATCCAGATGGCGGTGCACCTGCGGTTCTTCCTGCACATCCGTCTGAAGGGCCAGACCCGCGAGGACCTGCACCTGATCCTGTTCACCACGCTGATCCTCGCGCTGATGGGTTTCGGCACGATCTGGCTGCTGTGGGACCTGCACGCCCGCATGGGGTGA
- a CDS encoding cbb3-type cytochrome c oxidase subunit I, producing the protein MNDWGFPFGRLTWDAMPFTHILQAETRLELSSAIVASTAAGMALLGALVALWIITRKRWWGPLWRDWLTSVDHKKIGIMYVVFSFFMLARALAEAIVMRTQQAVGADGGGIVAAEHFGELFTTHGTIMIFFMAMPFLTGLINYVVPLQIGARDVAFPVLNSVSLMLTIAGGAILMVSLLLAPFSTGGWTGYPPFTGAAFNPGAGPDYWIWAVTLSSLGTTFSGINFAVTIYKKRCPGMTLMRMPLFSWTSLCTSILMTFAMPPLTIATALLALDRYLGFHFFTNDGGGNMMNYANLFWLFGHPEVYILILPAFGVWSEVFAIFSGKTLYGYTALVLATMSIAVLSFTVWVHHFFTMGQSADLNAAFGIATMAIGIPTGVKIYDWMLTMYRGRVRMTVPMLYAVAFLFLFSIGGLSGILLANPTIDFQVHNTLFLVAHFHNMLIPGLLFGMIAGYTLWFPKAFGFRLDDRWGYRAAWCWIIGFMAAFFPLYALGLMGMPRRMAGYFDPYWTPFTLVALAGAGILLAGFLCLVAQLWVSVRHRARLAVPVGDPWDGRTLEWALPAPPPEWNFPSQPNVEGRDPFATLKEAGMDVGPPEEGFEDIEMPKNALLGPVSGAIGVALAFALVWHMWWAALPLALLVPAVLVAQGFRRDTEKIVPAEEVGREWRAYRALAAATPQGAAPRRADPRKSGPRHSHAAGDGAMSGSVSRHPGLTLGSGSGRVDDEAETQAFGFWVFMMSDAVLFGLLIATYVVMRPATNGGPGPQELYELRPIFIETLLLLASSVAMGFSQLALKHDSHPRGMIGWLLVAMAFALAFAGYELHDFVKMSSEGGTPGVSGFLSSFWALVPLHGLHVLSACLWAAGLLGQIAVYGVDDKVKLGMARLSVLWHFLDLVWIGIFSVVYIGGLA; encoded by the coding sequence ATGAACGACTGGGGATTTCCCTTCGGGCGGCTGACGTGGGACGCGATGCCGTTCACCCACATCCTGCAGGCCGAGACGCGGCTCGAGCTGTCCTCGGCCATCGTGGCGAGCACCGCCGCCGGCATGGCGCTGCTCGGGGCGCTGGTCGCCTTGTGGATCATCACCCGCAAGCGCTGGTGGGGGCCGCTCTGGCGCGACTGGCTGACCTCGGTCGATCACAAGAAGATCGGCATCATGTACGTGGTGTTCAGCTTCTTCATGCTGGCCCGCGCGCTGGCCGAGGCCATCGTGATGCGCACCCAGCAGGCGGTGGGTGCCGATGGCGGCGGCATCGTCGCCGCCGAGCATTTCGGAGAGCTCTTCACCACCCACGGCACGATCATGATCTTCTTCATGGCGATGCCGTTCCTCACCGGGCTCATCAATTACGTGGTGCCGCTGCAGATCGGCGCCCGCGACGTGGCCTTCCCGGTGCTGAACTCGGTGTCGCTGATGCTGACCATCGCCGGCGGCGCGATCCTCATGGTGTCGCTGCTGCTGGCGCCGTTCTCGACCGGCGGCTGGACCGGATACCCGCCCTTTACCGGGGCCGCCTTCAACCCCGGCGCGGGGCCCGACTACTGGATCTGGGCGGTGACGCTCAGCTCGCTCGGCACGACCTTCTCGGGGATCAATTTCGCCGTCACGATCTACAAGAAGCGCTGCCCCGGCATGACGCTGATGCGGATGCCGCTGTTCTCCTGGACCTCGCTCTGCACCTCGATCCTGATGACCTTCGCGATGCCGCCGCTGACCATCGCGACCGCGCTGCTGGCGCTCGACCGCTACCTCGGCTTCCACTTCTTCACCAACGACGGTGGCGGCAACATGATGAACTACGCCAACCTGTTCTGGCTGTTCGGCCACCCCGAGGTCTACATCCTCATCCTGCCGGCCTTCGGCGTCTGGTCCGAGGTCTTCGCGATCTTCTCGGGCAAGACGCTCTACGGCTACACCGCGCTGGTGCTCGCCACCATGAGCATCGCGGTGCTGAGCTTCACGGTCTGGGTGCACCACTTCTTCACCATGGGGCAGAGCGCCGATCTGAACGCGGCCTTCGGCATCGCGACGATGGCCATCGGCATCCCGACGGGGGTGAAGATCTACGACTGGATGCTCACCATGTATCGCGGCCGGGTGCGGATGACCGTGCCGATGCTCTACGCGGTGGCCTTCCTGTTCCTGTTCAGCATCGGCGGGCTGTCGGGCATCCTGCTCGCCAATCCCACCATTGATTTCCAGGTGCACAACACGCTGTTCCTCGTGGCGCATTTCCACAACATGCTGATCCCAGGCCTGCTGTTCGGAATGATCGCGGGCTACACGCTCTGGTTTCCCAAGGCCTTCGGCTTCCGGCTCGACGACCGCTGGGGCTACCGCGCGGCGTGGTGCTGGATCATCGGCTTCATGGCGGCTTTCTTCCCGCTCTACGCGCTGGGTCTGATGGGGATGCCGCGCCGGATGGCGGGCTACTTCGATCCCTACTGGACGCCCTTCACGCTGGTCGCGCTCGCCGGTGCGGGGATCCTCCTCGCGGGCTTCCTCTGCCTCGTGGCGCAGCTCTGGGTTTCGGTGCGCCACCGCGCGCGACTGGCGGTGCCGGTGGGCGACCCGTGGGACGGGCGCACGCTGGAATGGGCGCTGCCGGCGCCGCCGCCCGAGTGGAACTTCCCCTCGCAGCCCAACGTGGAAGGGCGCGACCCCTTCGCCACCCTGAAAGAGGCGGGCATGGACGTCGGCCCCCCCGAAGAGGGCTTCGAGGACATCGAGATGCCGAAGAACGCGCTGCTCGGCCCGGTGTCGGGGGCGATCGGCGTGGCGCTCGCCTTTGCGCTGGTCTGGCACATGTGGTGGGCCGCGCTGCCTCTGGCGCTGCTCGTCCCCGCCGTTCTGGTCGCGCAGGGCTTCCGCCGCGATACCGAGAAGATCGTGCCCGCCGAAGAGGTCGGTCGTGAATGGCGTGCCTACCGTGCGCTCGCCGCCGCGACCCCCCAAGGCGCCGCGCCGCGCCGAGCTGACCCCCGAAAATCGGGGCCACGCCATTCCCATGCCGCAGGAGATGGAGCCATGAGCGGATCCGTGAGTCGCCACCCCGGACTGACCCTCGGATCCGGGAGTGGCCGCGTCGACGACGAGGCCGAGACGCAGGCCTTCGGCTTCTGGGTCTTCATGATGTCGGATGCCGTGCTCTTCGGCCTGCTGATCGCGACCTACGTGGTGATGCGGCCTGCCACCAACGGCGGGCCGGGGCCGCAGGAGCTCTACGAGCTGCGCCCGATCTTCATCGAGACGCTGCTGCTGCTCGCCTCATCGGTGGCGATGGGGTTCTCGCAACTGGCGCTGAAGCACGATTCCCACCCGCGCGGCATGATCGGCTGGCTGCTGGTGGCCATGGCATTCGCGCTGGCCTTTGCCGGCTACGAGCTGCACGACTTCGTCAAGATGTCGTCCGAGGGCGGCACCCCGGGCGTCAGCGGTTTCCTGTCGTCCTTCTGGGCGCTGGTGCCACTGCACGGGCTGCACGTCCTGAGCGCCTGCCTCTGGGCCGCGGGCCTGCTGGGGCAGATCGCGGTCTACGGGGTCGACGACAAGGTGAAGCTCGGCATGGCCCGGCTGTCGGTGCTATGGCATTTCCTCGATCTCGTGTGGATCGGGATCTTCTCCGTCGTCTACATCGGGGGGCTGGCATGA
- a CDS encoding 2-dehydro-3-deoxy-6-phosphogalactonate aldolase codes for MTDTDRSTRLEAACTALPLVAILRGLRPEESVEIAQTLYDAGFRLIEIPLNSPEPFDSIARVRAALPADALIGAGTVTTLDAVARLDEIGADLVVMPHADTAVIAQAKAAGMICIPGIATPTEAYAALHAGADALKVFPAELVDAKVVKAIRTILPVGTRLFPVGGIAPDTMTDFLAAGAAGFGLGSALYKPGDDAATVAAKAGAFTKAWAREAG; via the coding sequence ATGACCGATACCGACCGTTCCACCCGTCTCGAGGCCGCCTGCACCGCGCTGCCGCTCGTCGCCATCCTGCGCGGCCTGCGCCCGGAGGAGTCGGTGGAGATCGCGCAGACGCTCTACGACGCGGGCTTCCGGCTCATCGAGATCCCGCTGAACTCGCCCGAGCCCTTCGACAGCATCGCCCGCGTGCGCGCCGCGCTGCCCGCCGATGCGCTGATCGGTGCAGGCACCGTGACCACGCTCGACGCCGTGGCGCGGCTCGACGAGATCGGCGCCGACCTCGTGGTCATGCCACATGCCGACACCGCGGTGATCGCGCAGGCCAAGGCGGCGGGGATGATCTGCATTCCGGGCATCGCCACCCCGACCGAGGCCTATGCCGCGCTGCACGCGGGCGCCGACGCGCTCAAGGTGTTCCCGGCCGAGCTGGTGGACGCGAAGGTGGTCAAGGCGATCCGGACGATCCTGCCCGTCGGCACACGGTTGTTCCCGGTGGGTGGCATCGCGCCCGACACGATGACGGATTTCCTTGCCGCCGGGGCGGCGGGCTTCGGACTGGGCAGCGCGCTCTACAAGCCGGGCGACGACGCCGCGACCGTTGCGGCGAAGGCCGGCGCCTTTACAAAGGCTTGGGCGCGCGAGGCGGGCTGA